A stretch of Colletotrichum lupini chromosome 2, complete sequence DNA encodes these proteins:
- a CDS encoding LamB/YcsF family protein — MPPSRLLHLLSLRQTAFRSSNLAEHRPLSQYFRMASGLARKYEINADMGEGFGRWKMGPDEELMPYIDAANIACGYHAGDPSIMLKTVRLCKKHGVKAGAHPGLQDMFGFGRRKIEIDPKDMYAMVLYQVGALKAILNSEGVELSHIKPHGELFCYMQRDETIMRAVLEACATFGDNIPVYASQNATQEAMCKELGIPFQGEVYVDIDYSPEGKLIPVAQSKVATPELCYERALSASLKDEGVGIPITG; from the coding sequence ATGCCTCCATCACGCTTACTCCATCTTCTTTCGTTACGTCAGACAGCCTTCCGAAGCTCAAACCTCGCTGAACATCGCCCGTTATCCCAATACTTCAGAATGGCTTCAGGACTGGCGCGCAAATACGAGATCAACGCCGACATGGGCGAAGGCTTCGGCCGCTGGAAGATGGGCCCGGATGAGGAATTAATGCCATACATCGACGCCGCCAACATTGCGTGCGGATACCACGCCGGCGACCCTTCCATCATGCTCAAGACAGTTCGCCTGTGCAAGAAGCACGGCGTCAAGGCCGGAGCGCACCCGGGACTGCAAGACATGTTCGGCTTCGGTCGGAGGAAGATCGAGATTGACCCCAAAGACATGTACGCCATGGTGCTGTACCAGGTCGGCGCCCTCAAAGCCATACTCAATTCTGAAGGCGTCGAGTTATCCCACATTAAGCCTCATGGGGAGCTCTTCTGCTACATGCAAAGAGACGAGACGATCATGAGGGCTGTTCTGGAAGCATGCGCCACGTTTGGGGACAACATCCCGGTATACGCATCGCAAAACGCCACACAAGAAGCTATGTGCAAGGAGCTGGGCATCCCGTTCCAAGGGGAGGTCTACGTCGACATTGATTACTCTCCAGAGGGCAAGCTCATACCGGTGGCACAGTCCAAGGTGGCTACACCAGAATTGTGCTACGAGAGGGCTTTGTCTGCATCACTGAAGGACGAaggtgttggtatccctattacagggtag
- a CDS encoding ABC transporter: MEATQAVDAAAWPSLASLVGYISGRMSIPCSSIDYQQFLGVTSPRKKQEQNTMTIRDSDASGAKKEHTNMTHGDNNSFFEHDVEMMGSVDAHLLNTTVQNISWEGTEVTVKDRVTKQPKKIVDHVNGIVEAGEICALMGPSGCGKTTLLNVLAGRPTNASSVSGSVLVNGAKPSRSQFRQMSCFVEQEDALIGSLTVRETLLFTSRLSSTSSLPASERLARIDGLLNAFGLNEQANTIIGTPIRKGISGGQKRRVGVASQLITSPKIMFLDEPTSGLDSAASFEVISYLKTVAKRSNLIVIASIHQPSTSTFNLFDKLLLLSAGKTHYFGPVDNVVPYYESLGMPIPTQVNPAEHVLEMVNTDFVKDKRQAAQRLEAMHEGWEESRPAKELRAAIADAEKNSTAFEDDQAEKKPGLPSLALTLLHRSFIKSYRDVVAYGIRFAMYTGLAIMMGTVWLRLSTDQESIIPLTNAIFFGGAFMSFMAVAAVPSFLEDRDQYVKEHQNGLYGPTALLISNFFIGIPYLFLIALIFSVISYWLSNFRPSATAFFVWVLWLFLDLLAAESLVVFFVSLFPSFVISLALVAFANGLWMSVNGFMVSPTILNSFYKYVFHYWDYQKYVFEGMMHNEFGHRTYTCGKGCQCMYQTPLASECKIAGQGVLDTYGYTENHFGRDVGIMLSIVIGYRIAAWIVLKIKKN, translated from the exons ATGGAAGCAACACAAGCAGTGGATGCGGCGGCATGGCCGTCCCTGGCGAGCCTAGTAGGCTACATTTCTGGGCGGATGTCG ATTCCCTGTTCGAGCATCGACTATCAACAGTTTCTCGGTGTAACATCACCAAGAAAGAAACAAGAACAGAACACCATGACGATTCGAGATAGTGACGCCTCGGGTGCGAAGAAGGAGCACACCAACATGACACATGGCGACAACAACAGCTTCTTCGAGCACGACGTCGAGATGATGGGATCCGTAGACGCCCATCTGCTCAACACCACTGTCCAGAACATCTCGTGGGAGGGCACCGAGGTCACTGTCAAGGACAGGGTGACGAAGCAGCCCAAGAAGATTGTCGATCATGTCAACGGGATCGTGGAGGCGG GCGAGATCTGCGCCCTCATGGGCCCCTCTGGCTGCGGCAAGACAACCCTCCTCAACGTTCTCGCAGGCCGCCCGACAAACGCCTCCTCGGTATCCGGCTCCGTCCTCGTCAACGGCGCGAAGCCCTCGCGCTCTCAGTTCCGCCAGATGAGCTGCTTCGTCGAGCAGGAGGACGCCCTCATCGGCTCCCTTACCGTCCGCGAGACTCTCTTGTTCACCTCGCGCCTCTCCAGCACCTCCTCGCTGCCCGCCAGCGAGCGCCTCGCGCGCATCGACGGCTTGCTTAACGCTTTCGGCCTCAACGAGCAGGCCAACACCATCATTGGCACGCCGATCCGCAAGGGCATCTCGGGCGGGCAGAAGAGGCGTGTTGGCGTGGCGAGCCAGCTTATCACGAGTCCGAAGATTATGTTTCTGGACGAGCCGACGAGCGGGTTGGATTCTGCGGCGAGCTTTGAGGTGATTAGTTACCTCAAGACGGTGGCCAAGCGGAGCAAT CTCATCGTCATCGCCTCCATCCACCAGCCCTCCACCTCAACCTTCAACCTCTTTGAcaagctcctcctcctctccgcCGGCAAGACGCACTACTTTGGCCCCGTCGACAACGTCGTCCCCTACTACGAGTCCCTCGGCATGCCCATCCCCACACAGGTGAACCCGGCCGAGCACGTGCTCGAGATGGTCAACACGGATTTCGTCAAAGACAAGCGCCAGGCGGCGCAGAGGCTCGAGGCGATGCACGAGGGCTGGGAGGAGTCGCGTCCGGCTAAGGAGCTGCGGGCCGCCATCGCCGACGCCGAGAAGAATAGCACCGCTTTCGAGGACGACCAGGCGGAGAAGAAGCCCGGCTTGCCGAGTCTCGCGCTGACGTTGCTGCATCGGAGCTTCATCAAGAGTTATCGGGATGTTGTGGCGTACGGGATCCGGTTTGCCATGTACACTG GTCTGGCTATCATGATGGGCACGGTCTGGCTTCGCCTTTCGACTGACCAAGAGTCCATTATCCCCTTGACCAATGCCATT TTCTTTGGCGGTGCCTTCATGAGCTTCATGGCAGTCGCCGCAGTCCCAAGC TTCCTCGAAGACCGCGACCAATACGTGAAGGAGCACCAAAACGGCCTCTACGGCCCAACAGCCCTCCTCATCTCAAACTTCTTCATCGGCATCCCCTACCTCTTCCTCATCGCCCTCATCTTCTCCGTAATCTCCTACTGGCTCTCCAACTTCCGCCCCTCAGCCACGGCCTTCTTCGTCTGGGTCCTCTGGCTCTTCCTCGACCTGCTCGCCGCCGAGTCCctcgtcgtcttcttcgtctCCCTCTTCCCCAGCTTCGTCATCAGCCTCGCCCTCGTGGCTTTCGCAAACGGCCTCTGGATGAGCGTAAACGGCTTCATGGTCTCTCCCACCATTCTCAACTCGTTCTACAAATATGTTTTCCACTACTGGGACTACCAAAAGTATGTCTTTGAGGGCATGATGCACAACGAGTTTGGGCACCGCACGTATACCTGCGGGAAAGGGTGCCAGTGCATGTACCAGACCCCGCTGGCGAGCGAGTGCAAGATTGCCGGGCAGGGCGTGCTCGATACGTACGGGTACACGGAGAACCACTTTGGCAGGGACGTGGGCATCATGCTCTCCATCGTCATCGGATACCGCATCGCGGCGTGGATCGTGTTGAAGATCAAGAAGAACTGA
- a CDS encoding DNA polymerase family A has translation MRLPRSRFNDIGVQHLSAHVYKQLFPDGNSPPPSELIELSKDHLRRHDLLGKNTDNSDPIAFDLPELQGRTLDEHFYKLAVDSAEPYLSFAKQFARASAPPKPRKWVRRSGWTKYYPDGRTEAVDAPDESMLCFDTEVMWKESSFAVMACASSPTAWYAWLSPWLLGESESDRHLIPLGDPNKERIIVGHNVGYDRARILEEYDVKQTRNSFLDTMSLHVAVNGMCSQQRPTWMKHKKSRELRDKIASETDDVQLAELLGNSALRQEEEELWVERSSVNSLRDVAKFHLDVNIDKAVRDEFGSLDRDGVLSKLDNVLDYCAADVAITHRVYQIVFPNFLDTCPHPVSFAALRHLSSVILPVNKTWDAYINNAEATYRELSDAVQERLIGLTEQALAIKDDPEKWGNDPWLKQLDWSGQEIKMVKGKKKNDPPRPAARQKKPGMPKWYKDLFPKNDAPIAISVRTRIAPILLKLSWDNHPLFWSDKYGWTFRVAFDEAEAYAQKQMIECDFSDSDADAALLKEEGIFFKLPHKDGPTARCVNPMAKSYLSYFEKGTLSSEYAYAKEALEMNASCSYWISARDRIRSQMVVYEDDLSVNGENASSKKEKSAEEVQGYILPQIIPMGTITRRAVENTWLTASNAKKNRVGSELKSMVKAPPGYCFVGADVDSEELWIASLVGDATFKMHGGNAIGFMTLEGTKAAGTDLHSRTAGILGITRNDAKVFNYGRIYGAGLKFAGQLLRQFNPNLSEQETNATASKLYATTKGTKTNRSVLSKRPFWRGGTESFLFNKLEEFAAQERPRTFVLGAGITEALMRRFINQNGYLTSRINWAVQSSGVDYLHLLIVSMDYLTRRFNIDARLAITVHDEIRYLVKNHDKYRAAMALQVANVWTRAMFSQQVGINDLPQSVAYFSAIDIDHVLRKEVDMDCITPSHKTPIPHGESLDITTLLSKGPEARLDPAIVPDPSHAPNFDGIEYTPRTPVMDTLEDRTTADTFFLKAQIASSEAELSQVLKDRRTALKAQEEKMMTPKLPRAKKERSVLPYHSDAKLVPTMTVSDAIGNRFSRYDGKSKWTTWQKEKGVGRSGPSSSYSVR, from the exons ATGCGCCTGCCTAGAT CGCGCTTCAACGATATCGGTGTCCAGCACCTCAGTGCTCATGTGTACAAACAGCTCTTCCCCGATGGAAACTCCCCGCCGCCTTCAGAACTTATCGAACTATCGAAAGATCATTTGCGCCGGCATGATTTACTCGGCAAGAACACGGACAATAGCGACCCCATCGCCTTCGATTTACCAGAGCTCCAAGGACGCACATTGGACGAGCACTTCTACAAGCTGGCCGTCGATTCTGCCGAGCCGTACCTCTCTTTTGCAAAACAATTTGCGAGGGCGAGCGCACCGCCAAAACCGCGGAAATGGGTTCGCCGGAGTGGCTGGACCAAATACTATCCCGATGGCCGAACTGAGGCGGTCGATGCGCCCGACGAGTCGATGCTCTGTTTTGATACCGAAGTCATGTGGAAGGAAAGCTCGTTTGCAGTCATGGCTTGCGCCTCGAGCCCGACGGCATGGTACGCCTGGCTGTCCCCGTGGCTTCTGGGCGAATCAGAGTCTGATCGACACCTGATACCGTTGGGCGACCCGAACAAGGAGCGTATAATAGTAGGACACAATGTTGGATACGACAGGGCGAGGATACTAGAAGAGTACGACGTGAAGCAGACTCGCAACTCGTTCCTGGACACCATGTCACTTCACGTTGCTGTGAACGGCATGTGCTCGCAGCAGAGGCCGACGTGGATGAAGCacaaaaagagtagagaattACGAGATAAAATCGCGAGCGAAACAGACGACGTCCAGCTTGCGGAACTTCTAGGCAACAGTGCCTTACGgcaagaagaggaggagttGTGGGTGGAACGAAGCTCGGTCAACTCACTCCGCGACGTGGCCAAATTCCACCTTGACGTCAACATTGACAAGGCCGTTCGCGACGAGTTCGGCTCCCTCGACCGGGACGGCGTATTGAGCAAGCTAGACAACGTCCTCGACTACTGCGCTGCAGACGTAGCCATCACTCATAGGGTGTACCAGATTGTGTTCCCCAACTTCTTGGACACTTGCCCTCATCCCGTCAGCTTCGCGGCGCTGCGACATCTTTCGTCCGTCATTTTACCCGTCAACAAGACGTGGGACGCTTACATAAACAATGCTGAGGCCACCTACCGAGAGCTTTCTGATGCCGTTCAGGAGCGTCTCATCGGGCTTACTGAGCAGGCTCTAGCAATCAAGGACGACCCCGAGAAATGGGGGAACGATCCATGGTTGAAGCAGCTGGACTGGTCCGGCCAGGAGATCAAGATGGTCAagggaaagaagaagaatgaTCCCCCACGACCAGCCGCGAGACAAAAGAAGCCGGGCATGCCGAAATGGTACAAGGACTTGTTTCCGAAGAACGATGCCCCCATTGCCATCTCTGTACGCACACGTATCGCGCCTATCCTACTCAAGCTATCGTGGGATAACCACCCGCTTTTCTGGTCGGACAAGTATGGTTGGACATTCAGAGTGGCCTTTGACGAAGCAGAGGCTTACGCGCAGAAACAAATGATTGAGTGCGATTTCTCCGACTCTGACGCCGATGCGGCACTACTGAAAGAAGAGGGCATCTTTTTCAAGCTCCCCCACAAGGACGGGCCCACGGCACGATGTGTCAACCCGATGGCCAAGAGCTATCTCTCCTACTTTGAGAAGGGCACCTTGTCGTCAGAGTATGCATACGCCAAGGAGGCACTAGAAATGAATGCGTCGTGTTCGTACTGGATCAGTGCTCGGGATCGCATCAGGTCACAGATGGTGGTGTACGAAGACGATCTGTCGGTCAACGGTGAGAATGCGAGCtccaagaaggagaagagcgCCGAGGAAGTCCAGGGCTACATCTTGCCTCAAATCATACCTATGGGTACCATTACGAGACGAGCCGTGGAGAACACATGGCTCACGGCAAGTAACGCGAAGAAGAACAGAGTCGGATCGGAGCTCAAGTCGATGGTGAAAGCACCACCGGGCTACTGCTTCGTCGGTGCCGATGTTGACTCGGAAGAGCTGTGGATTGCGAGTCTGGTCGGAGACGCAACGTTCAAAATGCATGGTGGCAACGCCATTGGGTTCATGACTCTTGAGGGCACCAAAGCAGCCGGCACAGATCTCCACTCGCGGACAGCAGGTATTCTCGGCATCACGAGGAACGATGCCAAGGTCTTCAACTATGGCCGTATCTACGGTGCGGGCCTCAAGTTTGCCGGACAGCTGTTGAGACAGTTCAATCCCAACCTGTCCGAGCAGGAGACAAACGCGACTGCGTCAAAACTGTACGCTACGACGAAGGGTACAAAAACCAACAGATCAGTACTCAGCAAGCGGCCGTTCTGGCGTGGCGGGACTGAGTCATTCTTGTTCAACAAGCTGGAGGAGTTTGCGGCCCAGGAGCGGCCGCGGACGTTCGTCCTGGGGGCCGGCATCACGGAGGCCTTGATGCGCAGATTCATCAACCAGAACGGCTACCTGACGTCGCGCATCAACTGGGCCGTCCAGTCATCCGGAGTCGACTACCTCCACCTCCTCATCGTCAGCATGGACTATCTCACTAGGCGGTTCAATATCGATGCCCGCCTCGCCATCACCGTCCACGATGAGATCCGATACCTCGTGAAAAACCATGACAAGTACCGTGCGGCGATGGCGCTGCAGGTAGCCAACGTCTGGACCAGGGCCATGTTCTCCCAGCAAGTGGGCATCAACGACCTGCCGCAGTCGGTGGCGTACTTCTCGGCCATTGACATTGACCATGTCCTCCGCAAGGAGGTCGACATGGACTGCATCACGCCGAGCCACAAGACACCGATCCCCCACGGCGAGAGTCTCGACATCACCACGCTGCTCTCCAAGGGCCCCGAAGCCCGTCTCGACCCCGCCATCGTGCCCGACCCCTCTCACGCGCCCAACTTTGACGGCATCGAGTACACGCCTCGCACGCCCGTCATGGACACGCTCGAGGACAGGACGACGGCCGACACCTTTTTCCTCAAGGCGCAGATCGCCAGCAGCGAGGCGGAGCTGAGCCAGGTGCTCAAGGACAGGAGGACGGCGCTCAAGGCGCAGGAGGAGAAGATGATGACGCCCAAGCTGCCTAGGGCCAAGAAGGAGCGCAGCGTGTTGCCGTACCATTCGGACGCGAAGCTCGTGCCCACGATGACGGTCTCGGACGCGATTGGGAACAGGTTCTCGCGGTACGATGGGAAGAGCAAGTGGACGACGTGGCAGAAGGAGAAGGGCGTGGGCCGGTCGGGGCCCAGCTCTAGCTATAGTGTAAGATGA
- a CDS encoding urea carboxylase: MHSRPLRSIKKVLVANRGEIAVRCIKACRELDVHSIAIYTAADTTSLHALLADEAIALRGNDTYTDGDAILEICKSCGADAVFPGYGFLSENADFADAVTTAGKIFIGPSSASIKAMGLKHEARAIAEAVKVPVIPGTSLIPSTHEAIEGAKKLGFPVMLKATGGGGGMGLQVCYDDDDIPKAFATVESRAGALFKNSGVFLEKYYPRSRHVEVQVFGNGEQVVAFGERECSLQRRHQKVVEECPSPFVARTPGLREKMLQAAVDYASQLKYKSAGTVEFLVDDETANFFFLEMNTRLQVEHGITEMCYGVDLVHLMLQQADYEHGGQLGIPSDELRRIPQAQPNGAAIEVRVYAEVPLLDFAPSPGLLQHVSWPKGDGIRVDTWVKSGQQITPLYDPLVAKVMVHSNDGRAEAQKMMLAALDQTVLQGTQTNLQYLLQVLRSNEFTKGDTLTSFLPIFKAKVCAVQVLNPGVFTTVQNYPGRLTIGHGVPPGGPMDDLSSRTANILVGNDAQVEVLEIAMSGPELLFHESAVVAVCGAQLSVSVDGRHQPMWSRILVQQGQTLKIGNVTGDGLRTYLAVKGGFPDIPLYLGSKSTAPELAFGGLQGRKLQINDILALAPETASWAAAATPFSLPRKAIPDYGHSEIFCLNGPYGSEDILTPEGMATITNSKWTVSHNSSRSGIRLEGPRLKWARTTGGGGGSHPSNVLDYGYPNGGVNWTGEFPIIFSRDRPDLGGFACAVTICSAEMWKVGQLKSGDSVQLRLVSFEDAMKIKHTNEAYLRSLGALVDGNDTEIVPLKLEFGSRTTSSILHLAEPNGDHPRVTYRQGGDTSIIVEYGEQVADLRNTVCVHILEGKLAARNLASVRCEPNLATLTVHYDPLQVSQSELLQGLIEQDERIEEIVGIKVPVREVNLPLYVDHPTITEATERYMESVRPTAAYLPDNVEYLRKNNALETRRDVFDSLLKTPWLTVAVGFFLGTPVMFPLDPKYVFTGQKYNPNRAYTPSGSVALGGSLLVVYPVASPGGYQLMGRTLGTWDMMGTRAGFSPTRPWLFNNFDIVRFHEVSKEEFDQVERDFEAGRYVFNISDETISMDEYIAKFDAAARDPAHQEWRQRQDAAAKEMGELEQRLFGEWTAAKDAALLEQSEGGGGDASADAMAIESPMNANVWKVLVEVGDVLEAKQTVAILEAMKMEIKVIVLDSHVGAVVTKITRPPGTVVSPGMPIIVGKKAS; the protein is encoded by the exons ATGCATTCCAGGCCACTTCGTAGCATTAAGAAGGTCCTGGTGGCCAATCGTGGCGAGATTGCCGTTCGCTGTATCAAGGCCTGCCGTGAGCTCGATGTCCACAGCATTGCCATCTATACGGCCGCCGACACAACATCACTACATGCGTTGTTAGCTGACGAGGCGATCGCACTGCGGGGTAACGACACCTACACAGATGG AGACGCCATTCTAGAAATCTGCAAAAGCTGCGGCGCCGACGCTGTGTTCCCCGGATATGGCTTCCTCAGCGAGAACGCCGACTTTGCCGATGCCGTCACGACTGCAGGCAAGATCTTCATCGGTCCTTCATCCGCTTCCATCAAGGCCATGGGTCTGAAGCATGAGGCGAGAGCCATTGCTGAGGCCGTAAAAGTCCCCGTCATCCCCGGTACTTCGTTAATTCCATCAACCCACGAGGCCATAGAAGGGGCCAAGAAGCTTGGTTTCCCGGTCATGCTCAAAGCCACCGGAGGAGGCGGCGGTATGGGCCTGCAGGTATgctacgacgacgatgacatCCCAAAAGCATTCGCCACAGTCGAGAGTCGCGCGGGCGCTCTATTCAAGAACAGCGGTGTCTTTCTGGAAAAGTATTATCCTCGGTCCCGACACGTAGAGGTGCAAGTCTTTGGAAACGGCGAGCAAGTTGTTGCATTCGGGGAGAGGGAATGTTCTCTCCAACGACGTCACCAGAAAGTGGTTGAAGAGTGCCCCAGTCCATTCGTTGCGCGAACGCCAGGTCTCCGTGAGAAGATGCTCCAGGCGGCAGTCGACTACGCCTCACAACTCAAGTACAAGAGTGCCGGCACTGTCGAATTCTTGGTCGACGATGAAACGGctaatttctttttcctcGAGATGAACACGCGTCTCCAGGTCGAACACGGCATCACAGAAATGTGCTATGGGGTTGATCTGGTTCACTTGATGCTGCAGCAAGCCGACTACGAGCACGGCGGCCAGCTCGGCATCCCCTCGGACGAGCTACGAAGAATCCCACAAGCACAGCCGAACGGTGCGGCCATCGAGGTCCGAGTATATGCTGAAGTGCCCTTGCTCGACTTTGCTCCTAGCCCGGGCCTTCTACAGCATGTCAGCTGGCCCAAGGGCGATGGTATCCGGGTGGACACATGGGTGAAGAGCGGCCAGCAAATCACACCCCTCTACGACCCTTTGGTCGCAAAAGTCATGGTACACAGCAATGACGGTCGAGCTGAGGCGCAGAAGATGATGCTCGCCGCTCTTGACCAAACTGTTTTGCAAGGTACACAGACGAACTTGCAGTATCTTTTGCAGGTGCTACGTTCTAATGAGTTCACCAAGGGCGATACGCTCACCTCTTTCCTACCCATTTTCAAGGCAAAAGTGTGCGCCGTACAAGTACTCAACCCTGGTGTATTCACTACGGTTCAGAATTACCCTGGGAGGCTAACGATCGGGCACGGCGTGCCTCCCGGCGGACCAATGGATGATTTGAGCAGTCGGACAGCAAACATTCTCGTTGGTAACGACGCTCAAGTCGAGGTACTCGAAATAGCAATGTCTGGCCCGGAACTCCTTTTCCATGAATCGGCCGTGGTGGCCGTGTGTGGTGCCCAACTTTCCGTCAGTGTTGACGGCAGGCACCAACCGATGTGGTCCCGGATCCTCGTGCAACAGGGGCAGACGCTCAAGATTGGCAACGTCACAGGTGACGGCCTTCGGACCTACCTCGCAGTCAAAGGAGGCTTCCCAGACATACCCCTTTATCTCGGCTCCAAATCAACAGCGCCAGAGCTCGCGTTCGGCGGTCTTCAGGGCCGTAAGCTGCAGATCAACGATATTCTCGCCCTTGCCCCTGAAACAGCAAGTTGGGCAGCGGCAGCCACTCCCTTTTCTTTACCACGAAAGGCAATCCCTGATTATGGGCACTCGGAGATATTTTGCCTTAATGGTCCGTATGGCTCGGAAGACATATTGACCCCCGAGGGTATGGCAACAATCACCAACTCCAAATGGACCGTCAGCCACAATAGTAGTCGCAGTGGCATTCGACTAGAGGGTCCACGACTAAAGTGGGCACGCACCACCGGCGGGGGAGGCGGATCTCATCCATCAAACGTCCTCGACTACGGGTATCCCAACGGCGGTGTCAACTGGACCGGGGAGTTTCCCATCATCTTTTCCCGCGACCGCCCGGATCTCGGTGGGTTTGCTTGCGCGGTCACCATCTGCTCAGCCGAGATGTGGAAAGTTGGTCAGCTGAAGTCGGGCGACAGCGTTCAGTTGCGACTGGTTTCCTTTGAGGATGCCATGAAGATCAAACACACAAACGAGGCCTACTTGAGGTCTTTGGGTGCTCTGGTGGATGGTAATGATACAGAAATTGTGCCACTCAAGTTGGAGTTCGGCTCACGGACCACAAGTTCAATATTGCACCTGGCCGAACCGAATGGAGATCATCCTCGCGTCACTTACAGGCAAGGTGGCGACACTTCCATCATAGTAGAATATGGTGAACAAGTTGCGGATCTGCGCAACACGGTCTGCGTTCATATTCTCGAGGGAAAGCTTGCGGCGCGCAACCTTGCGAGCGTGCGTTGTGAGCCGAACCTCGCTACGCTCACAGTGCACTACGACCCGCTCCAGGTCTCCCAATCCGAGCTGTTGCAAGGCCTGATTGAGCAAGACGAGAGGATCGAAGAGATTGTTGGCATCAAAGTGCCCGTTCGCGAAGTCAACCTGCCGCTTTATGTTGACCACCCCACCATCACAGAAGCGACGGAAAGATATATGGAGAGCGTTCGGCCCACTGCTGCCTACCTACCGGACAACGTCGAGTATCTGCGGAAGAATAACGCATTGGAGACTCGCCGCGATGTATTTGACTCATTGCTCAAGACACCTTGGCTCACAGTTGCAGTCGGCTTCTTCCTCGGAACCCCTGTCATGTTTCCGCTCGACCCCAAGTACGTATTCACGGGGCAGAAATACAACCCTAACCGCGCGTACACTCCGAGCGGCTCAGTTGCACTCGGTGGGTCTCTGCTTGTCGTTTATCCCGTGGCCTCACCGGGCGGCTACCAACTCATGGGCCGCACGTTGGGTACGTGGGATATGATGGGCACTCGAGCCGGCTTTTCCCCAACGCGACCTTGGTTGTTCAACAATTTCGATATCGTTAGATTCCACGAGGTCTCCAAGGAAGAATTTGACCAAGTAGAACGAGACTTTGAAGCCGGTAGATATGTGTTCAATATTTCCGATGAGACCATCAGCATGGACGAGTACATTGCCAAGTTTGACGCCGCAGCCCGCGATCCCGCACATCAAGAATGGCGGCAGCGTCAGGACGCCGCTGCCAAGGAGATGGGAGAGCTCGAACAGCGGCTTTTCGGTGAATGGACTGCCGCCAAGGATGCGGCTCTGTTGGAACAGAGTGAAGGGGGCGGGGGCGATGCATCAGCAGATGCTATGGCTATCGAGTCGCCCATGAACGCCAACGTTTGGAAAGTTCTGGTAGAAGTCGGGGACGTCCTTGAGGCGAAGCAGACGGTGGCGATCTTGGAAGCGATGAAGATGGAAATCAAGGTGATTGTTCTAGACTCTCATGTCGGAGCAGTCGTGACGAAGATTACACGCCCGCCAGGGACTGTCGTCAGTCCTGGGATGCCAATAATAGTGGGCAAGAAGGCCTCTTAG